The following are encoded together in the Cynocephalus volans isolate mCynVol1 chromosome 4, mCynVol1.pri, whole genome shotgun sequence genome:
- the LOC134377025 gene encoding non-histone chromosomal protein HMG-14-like codes for MPKRKVSSAEGAAKEESKRRSARLSAKPAPAKVETKPKKAAAKDKSSDKKVQTKGKRGTKGKQAEVTNQETKEDLPAENGETKNEESPASDEAGEKEAKSD; via the coding sequence ATGCCCAAGAGGAAGGTCAGCTCAGCCGAAGGCGCAGCGAAAGAGGAGTCCAAGAGGAGATCGGCGAGGTTGTCAGCTAAACCTGCTCCTGCAAAAGTGGAAACGAAGCCAAAAAAGGCAGCAGCCAAGGATAAATCTTCAGATAAAAAAGTacaaacaaaagggaaaaggggGACAAAGGGAAAACAGGCCGAAGTGACTAaccaagaaactaaagaagatttACCTGCAGAAAATGGAGAAACTAAAAACGAGGAGAGTCCAGCCTCTGAtgaagcaggagagaaagaagccaagtcTGATTAA